Proteins encoded together in one Terriglobales bacterium window:
- a CDS encoding ATP-binding protein has translation MATPELRLHKPEPVKRRLRVASRGAPAALRLLQAERSEEVYPILLEEIVGLGFQRTFIVAVDFETGEVLPSASLNCSKNYLDRFRSSLFAAENAVVDVLNSQRPSVVRDSSLHHRSLYCHPIMYGNTSVCWEAERERRAECLAVDNNLRRRKMSLESQVCGTCNMRAYAALVAVELPSKATPELIPLSNLIEMANRYLSRLFKVEHYYNRMTDMDVTIAQLQTVMQSMSDPVILTDNHYRVIVQNRAAERFFKVPDSTVAEGLTEGLARAVEMNNLLFSAALSSVAVSGVEASRDLTLIDAIEGEEMLFEAVCTPTFTRDGMPIGMVTVMRDVTDLRRADQELRTNYEKLRAAEELVRQDRDRLNVIIESVGDPIVVCDGSAKVALLDPLAQNLFGINEKETLSDTVRVKNQAQLDAYVTAFTFGFADKESGILKLSDPNTKQEIEYDTRSGKIYDERGQVAFTVTVLRDLTALRRVEQLKVERRMLEIEKFAAAGRLAATIAHEVNNPMEAIKNAIYLLADSVKADAQPVYDILKSETERVARIVRQMLGLYRNNEQVKPVNINTLVEDTVLLLNRQLQRSNIEVKTKLRDLPDAVVAADQLRQVLSNLVINAKDSMPEGGRLQLRTRHVRHGKEYPLGSIRLLVADTGSGIPRELRKTIFEPFVTTKGEKGTGLGLWIVRGIIGNHGGKISVKSKVGKGTIFKIELPATR, from the coding sequence ATGGCAACGCCTGAACTTCGTCTGCACAAGCCAGAGCCGGTCAAACGACGGTTGCGCGTCGCTTCACGCGGCGCTCCAGCAGCGTTACGCCTCCTACAGGCGGAGCGCTCCGAAGAGGTCTACCCGATCTTGCTGGAAGAGATCGTTGGCCTAGGCTTTCAGCGTACATTCATCGTTGCCGTCGATTTTGAAACCGGCGAGGTCCTCCCTTCAGCCTCGCTGAACTGCTCTAAGAATTACCTCGACCGGTTTCGCAGTTCGCTCTTCGCCGCGGAAAATGCAGTAGTAGACGTGCTGAATTCACAGCGCCCGAGCGTGGTAAGAGACTCTTCCCTACACCATCGCTCCCTCTATTGCCATCCCATCATGTACGGCAACACCAGCGTTTGCTGGGAGGCCGAGCGCGAGCGACGCGCCGAGTGTCTGGCGGTCGACAACAACCTCAGGCGCCGCAAGATGAGTCTGGAGAGCCAGGTTTGCGGCACCTGCAACATGCGCGCCTATGCCGCGCTGGTGGCAGTGGAACTGCCCTCCAAGGCCACTCCGGAACTTATCCCGCTCAGCAACCTGATCGAGATGGCCAACCGCTATCTCTCCCGGCTGTTTAAGGTTGAGCACTACTACAACCGCATGACGGACATGGACGTAACCATCGCCCAGTTGCAGACCGTCATGCAATCGATGAGCGATCCGGTAATCCTTACCGATAACCACTACCGGGTAATCGTTCAGAACCGGGCTGCGGAGCGTTTCTTTAAGGTTCCAGACAGCACAGTCGCAGAAGGGCTTACCGAAGGCCTGGCGCGCGCGGTGGAGATGAATAACCTGCTCTTCTCCGCAGCGCTGTCTTCCGTGGCCGTCTCGGGCGTGGAGGCCTCGCGCGATCTGACTCTCATCGATGCCATCGAAGGCGAAGAGATGCTCTTCGAGGCCGTCTGTACGCCAACGTTCACACGCGACGGTATGCCGATAGGCATGGTAACCGTGATGCGCGACGTCACCGATCTGCGCCGCGCCGACCAGGAGCTGCGTACCAACTACGAGAAACTGCGCGCTGCCGAAGAGCTGGTTCGTCAGGATCGCGACCGCCTGAACGTGATCATCGAGAGCGTCGGCGATCCAATTGTTGTGTGTGATGGATCGGCAAAAGTCGCGCTGCTGGATCCTCTGGCACAGAACTTGTTCGGCATTAACGAGAAAGAAACCTTATCCGATACGGTTCGCGTCAAAAATCAGGCGCAACTTGACGCGTACGTCACTGCGTTCACCTTTGGCTTTGCGGATAAGGAAAGTGGCATCCTGAAACTAAGCGATCCCAATACGAAGCAGGAGATCGAATACGACACGCGATCCGGCAAGATCTACGACGAGCGCGGACAAGTGGCCTTTACCGTCACAGTCCTACGAGATCTGACGGCGCTCCGCCGCGTAGAGCAGTTGAAAGTCGAGCGTCGCATGCTGGAAATCGAGAAGTTTGCTGCCGCGGGACGCCTCGCCGCCACTATCGCCCATGAGGTCAACAATCCCATGGAGGCGATCAAGAACGCGATCTATCTGCTGGCAGATTCGGTGAAAGCCGATGCGCAGCCGGTCTACGACATCCTGAAGTCAGAGACCGAGCGCGTTGCTCGCATCGTGCGGCAAATGCTTGGCCTGTATCGAAACAACGAGCAGGTCAAGCCCGTTAATATCAACACGCTGGTAGAAGACACGGTCCTGCTGCTGAATCGCCAGCTACAGCGGAGCAATATCGAAGTGAAGACCAAGCTGCGCGACTTGCCTGACGCGGTTGTTGCTGCCGACCAGTTGCGCCAGGTGCTTTCGAACCTGGTAATCAATGCCAAGGACAGCATGCCCGAGGGTGGCCGGCTGCAACTGCGTACTCGTCATGTGCGGCACGGTAAAGAGTATCCGCTTGGAAGTATCCGGCTTCTGGTTGCAGATACTGGAAGCGGAATTCCCAGGGAATTGCGGAAGACGATCTTCGAACCCTTCGTGACGACAAAGGGCGAGAAAGGCACTGGGCTGGGCTTGTGGATTGTCCGCGGAATCATCGGCAACCACGGCGGCAAGATTTCAGTCAAGAGTAAGGTAGGTAAAGGCACGATCTTCAAGATCGAATTGCCTGCAACGAGATGA
- the gvpA gene encoding gas vesicle structural protein GvpA gives MAVERVSGGSSLIDVLDRILDKGMVIDAWVRISLVGIDLITVEARVVVASIETYLRYADAVGLMPTISRPKLSGGEQGGLGEEEEGEDLVPAPRARRPKKGGGRR, from the coding sequence ATGGCTGTTGAGAGAGTATCCGGCGGATCAAGCCTGATCGATGTTCTTGATCGCATTCTCGACAAAGGCATGGTCATAGACGCGTGGGTGCGTATCTCCCTGGTCGGTATTGATCTCATTACGGTGGAGGCTCGCGTTGTGGTTGCGTCCATCGAGACCTACCTGCGGTACGCCGACGCAGTCGGACTGATGCCCACCATTAGCCGTCCGAAACTCTCAGGTGGTGAGCAAGGCGGATTAGGCGAGGAAGAAGAGGGTGAGGACCTCGTACCAGCTCCGCGAGCTCGCAGGCCCAAGAAGGGCGGAGGTCGGCGGTAA
- a CDS encoding gas vesicle protein encodes MERAPTVSGTTNLIDILDRILDKGLVIAGDIRVSLANVELLTIRIRLLICSVDKAEQIGMNWWKFDPNLTRQVTETRTRSLPASTQNRSVASVLGGRPRRSATPPMTRPKPGLRKK; translated from the coding sequence ATGGAACGAGCACCTACGGTTTCCGGCACCACAAACCTTATAGACATCCTGGATCGAATCCTCGACAAGGGTCTGGTGATTGCGGGTGACATCCGCGTTTCCCTGGCCAATGTCGAGTTGCTGACCATCCGCATTCGGCTGTTGATTTGCTCTGTCGACAAGGCGGAGCAGATCGGAATGAACTGGTGGAAGTTCGATCCGAACCTTACACGCCAGGTGACAGAAACAAGGACGCGCAGTCTGCCTGCGTCGACGCAAAACCGCAGCGTTGCTTCTGTCTTAGGGGGGAGACCGCGGCGGTCCGCGACTCCGCCTATGACACGGCCAAAACCGGGATTACGAAAGAAATAA
- a CDS encoding OmpA family protein: MKPLVHLALAASLSFTAAAQTASSQAASIGKPSVAHQMKAINYRNSSSSKVNMQGTELMPSAGGEAQVKSRKGRVEVELMMAGLEPANKFGMEYLTYVLWAISPQGRAVNLGELVLSHGQTEVKATTELQTFGLVVTAEPYFAVTQPGSLVISENMLRSDTAGMEQQIQFSYQLLGRDAYRSSNARIENAIFGIDPRTPLSLFEARNAVRIARNAGADKYAASALANAEKSLSNAETAYRNKQKSSVATYARDAAQTAEDARVMSLKKQEEERLARDSSEREAQARAQAAAEAQRRAQAEEDRARAEAARSEAERMRKEAELATQQAEQAKAQAEQAKAEADSARQAALAQQQQLAQEADKARAAAQEADRLRQQAEKDKADLRARLLQQLNAVLETHDTARGLIANMGDVLFQTGKYELKPEARERLAKVSGILLAYSSLKVAIEGHTDAVGTDEYNQRLSEQRAQAVRDYFVNQGVASAAVTARGLGKMQPIASNDTPEGRQRNRRVELVLSGEAIGTDVAVSSPRGQ, from the coding sequence ATGAAACCACTTGTCCATCTTGCACTGGCAGCTTCTCTCAGCTTTACGGCTGCCGCTCAGACCGCGTCTTCACAGGCCGCATCTATCGGCAAACCTTCTGTCGCTCACCAGATGAAGGCGATCAACTATCGCAATTCTTCGTCGTCGAAGGTCAACATGCAGGGCACGGAGCTAATGCCCTCCGCCGGCGGTGAGGCGCAGGTCAAGAGCCGCAAGGGACGTGTGGAAGTGGAACTCATGATGGCTGGCCTGGAGCCCGCCAACAAGTTCGGCATGGAGTACCTGACCTATGTTTTGTGGGCCATCAGCCCGCAGGGTCGCGCCGTAAATTTAGGGGAACTGGTTCTCAGTCATGGCCAGACAGAGGTAAAGGCCACTACGGAATTGCAGACTTTCGGGTTGGTGGTTACGGCTGAGCCGTACTTTGCCGTGACGCAGCCGGGAAGTCTCGTGATCTCTGAGAACATGCTGCGCTCCGACACCGCGGGAATGGAGCAACAGATCCAGTTCAGTTACCAGCTCTTGGGACGTGACGCTTATAGGTCATCGAACGCGCGCATTGAAAATGCCATTTTCGGAATCGATCCGCGTACTCCGCTGAGCCTATTTGAAGCACGCAATGCGGTACGCATCGCGCGCAATGCTGGTGCTGACAAGTACGCTGCCAGTGCTCTGGCCAATGCTGAAAAATCGCTATCCAACGCCGAAACGGCATATCGCAATAAGCAGAAATCGTCGGTTGCAACTTATGCCCGCGACGCTGCCCAGACTGCTGAAGACGCCCGTGTGATGTCACTCAAGAAGCAGGAAGAGGAGCGCCTGGCCCGTGATTCGAGCGAGCGCGAAGCGCAAGCCCGCGCTCAGGCAGCGGCAGAAGCACAGCGCCGCGCTCAGGCGGAAGAAGATCGCGCTAGAGCAGAAGCAGCGCGAAGCGAAGCTGAGCGCATGCGCAAGGAAGCCGAATTAGCGACGCAGCAGGCTGAACAAGCCAAGGCTCAGGCTGAACAAGCGAAAGCAGAAGCAGATTCTGCCCGTCAGGCTGCACTGGCGCAACAGCAGCAGCTAGCACAGGAAGCCGATAAAGCCCGGGCTGCCGCGCAGGAAGCCGACCGTCTCCGTCAACAGGCTGAAAAGGACAAAGCGGATCTTCGCGCGCGCCTGTTGCAGCAGCTCAATGCTGTGCTTGAGACGCACGACACCGCACGCGGCCTGATCGCCAACATGGGCGACGTGCTGTTCCAGACTGGCAAGTACGAACTGAAGCCGGAGGCTCGCGAGCGCCTCGCTAAAGTTTCGGGTATCCTGCTGGCCTATTCGAGCCTGAAGGTTGCGATCGAAGGACACACCGACGCTGTCGGAACCGATGAATATAACCAGCGGCTCTCCGAACAACGCGCACAAGCTGTGCGTGATTACTTCGTAAACCAGGGTGTCGCTTCAGCCGCCGTGACAGCGCGAGGCTTGGGAAAGATGCAGCCTATCGCCAGCAACGACACGCCAGAAGGCCGACAGCGGAACCGGCGCGTGGAATTGGTGCTCTCCGGCGAAGCGATTGGAACAGATGTTGCGGTAAGTTCCCCGCGCGGGCAATAG
- a CDS encoding gas vesicle protein K: MEQAIQGLNRELASIASGTTQRLDCNSENIEQGLARLVLSLIELLRKLLERQAIRRMEGGALADAQIEEMGLALMKLEQKIRELAQHFGLKPEDLNLDLGPLGQLWTDEKK, encoded by the coding sequence ATGGAGCAAGCCATCCAGGGTCTCAATCGGGAACTCGCGTCTATCGCCAGCGGAACAACGCAGCGCCTCGATTGCAACTCTGAGAACATCGAGCAAGGACTGGCCCGCCTTGTGCTCAGTCTCATCGAACTCCTACGCAAGCTTCTCGAACGTCAAGCGATTCGCCGCATGGAGGGCGGCGCTCTCGCCGACGCGCAGATCGAGGAGATGGGACTCGCGCTCATGAAACTGGAGCAGAAGATCCGCGAGTTGGCCCAACACTTCGGGCTCAAACCGGAAGATCTAAATCTCGATTTGGGACCTCTCGGCCAGTTGTGGACTGACGAAAAGAAGTAG
- a CDS encoding GvpL/GvpF family gas vesicle protein: MTVLPYCILLGDSVAAFPETGVLNSRIHQLIERDLLVLYSELSKSDISPKTFQSAALDFHEAVHAVFSHAAVVPFRFPTWLTSPELSKHLQQESLRYSTFLSRHAQHAQMEVRVTPPPTGSVADAKTGTEHLRARAAESRHLRNTAETVKKLLSSEAIEWRERDTPQGFRLYALVDRANIAAFRERLSKCEHQINVRWSGPWPATEFLESPRRSEP, from the coding sequence ATGACGGTGCTTCCCTACTGCATTCTGCTTGGCGATTCCGTTGCGGCGTTTCCCGAAACGGGAGTACTGAATTCCCGTATTCATCAGCTCATCGAGCGTGATCTGTTAGTCCTCTATTCCGAGCTGTCGAAGAGCGACATCTCGCCAAAAACATTTCAATCGGCAGCCCTGGACTTCCATGAGGCGGTACATGCAGTGTTTAGCCATGCCGCAGTGGTGCCGTTTCGCTTTCCTACATGGCTTACATCGCCGGAACTTAGCAAGCACTTGCAACAAGAATCGCTGCGCTACTCGACGTTTCTTAGTAGGCATGCCCAGCATGCGCAAATGGAGGTGCGGGTGACACCTCCGCCCACTGGCTCTGTAGCAGATGCGAAAACAGGAACAGAGCATTTGCGGGCCCGAGCTGCTGAGTCGCGGCACCTTCGCAATACAGCAGAGACTGTGAAGAAGCTGCTCTCATCCGAGGCGATCGAGTGGCGTGAGCGCGACACTCCACAAGGATTTCGCCTGTACGCACTCGTTGACCGAGCGAATATCGCGGCCTTCCGTGAGAGACTGAGCAAGTGCGAGCACCAGATCAATGTGCGTTGGAGTGGCCCTTGGCCCGCAACCGAATTCCTGGAGTCTCCGCGGAGATCTGAACCCTGA
- a CDS encoding gas vesicle protein encodes MPTQTTADAILTPAKSGEDEASLLDILDHVLNAGVVLHGSLVISVAGVDLVYLGLNAVLTSVETAMKHIERSPSS; translated from the coding sequence ATGCCTACCCAAACCACAGCCGACGCAATTCTCACTCCCGCAAAGTCCGGGGAGGACGAAGCTTCCCTGCTCGACATCCTCGATCACGTGTTGAACGCGGGCGTCGTGCTGCACGGAAGCCTGGTGATCTCGGTAGCTGGAGTCGATCTCGTTTATCTCGGATTGAATGCCGTTCTCACCTCTGTCGAGACGGCGATGAAACACATTGAACGGTCTCCTTCCTCCTGA
- a CDS encoding type II toxin-antitoxin system PemK/MazF family toxin, protein MRRGDLYRVQRPGGDPKQYRSFVVVSRQVLISSKFSTVICAPVFTSGQGLATQVSVGPDEGLKHQSWIMCDNLVSLRKADLTQYLGSLSATKSSELNRALKVALDLD, encoded by the coding sequence GTGAGGCGTGGCGACCTATATCGCGTTCAGAGACCCGGTGGAGATCCCAAGCAGTATCGCAGTTTCGTGGTTGTTAGCCGGCAAGTGCTGATCTCTTCAAAGTTTTCTACTGTAATTTGTGCTCCTGTATTTACGTCTGGGCAGGGTCTGGCGACGCAGGTGAGTGTTGGTCCAGACGAAGGGCTGAAGCATCAGAGCTGGATCATGTGCGACAACCTGGTGAGCCTTCGCAAAGCAGACCTGACACAATACTTGGGATCGCTCTCAGCGACGAAGTCTTCCGAGCTCAATCGAGCCCTTAAGGTGGCACTGGATTTGGACTGA
- a CDS encoding ribbon-helix-helix protein, CopG family, with translation MGKGTISFRLDSEKLGELDALADATDRDRTYLLNEAVTAYLEVQRWQLEQIKTGIAEADAGKLVEHAKVRAMAAKWRRRK, from the coding sequence ATGGGCAAAGGAACTATAAGCTTTCGCCTGGATTCCGAAAAACTGGGGGAGCTCGATGCTCTGGCGGATGCCACTGACAGGGATCGCACCTACCTTCTCAATGAGGCAGTGACTGCCTACCTCGAAGTCCAGCGGTGGCAGCTCGAACAAATCAAAACAGGCATTGCGGAAGCCGATGCCGGCAAGCTGGTAGAACACGCGAAGGTTCGAGCCATGGCTGCCAAGTGGCGCCGCCGGAAGTGA
- a CDS encoding GvpL/GvpF family gas vesicle protein translates to MANTVKSKPRANANGLLYLYGISAKNPGVKISSSIHGTTAVECLEDAGLTAWFSRVPETEFGEKLASNMENLEWLTGASVRHQRAVSQISETVTLLPARFGTVFKSEESLLQHMRAEKDKLSATLTRIEGTEEWGVKLFLNPSPPASPIETASGRDYLRAKAMVQVKKRTELDPDVVEFARELQAIAADSAPAGKVSSGQSNLEWQASFLVRKKDRPKWDNMLKRYATRWADRREIQCTGPWPPYSFV, encoded by the coding sequence GTGGCAAATACAGTGAAATCCAAGCCGCGAGCGAACGCCAATGGCCTGCTTTACCTCTACGGCATCAGCGCAAAGAATCCGGGGGTGAAAATCAGCAGCTCCATCCACGGAACCACGGCCGTCGAATGTCTGGAAGATGCGGGGCTGACAGCCTGGTTCAGCCGTGTTCCCGAAACCGAGTTCGGCGAAAAGCTAGCCTCCAACATGGAGAATCTGGAATGGCTCACAGGCGCAAGCGTGCGTCATCAACGCGCAGTCTCCCAGATCTCCGAAACGGTTACGCTACTGCCAGCCCGTTTTGGAACAGTATTCAAGAGTGAAGAATCCTTGCTGCAACATATGCGCGCTGAGAAAGACAAACTCTCGGCCACACTCACCCGCATTGAAGGCACTGAGGAGTGGGGCGTGAAGCTTTTCCTGAATCCCTCACCTCCAGCTTCGCCGATCGAAACCGCTTCAGGGCGCGACTACCTGCGAGCCAAGGCCATGGTCCAGGTAAAAAAGCGCACGGAACTCGATCCTGATGTCGTTGAGTTTGCCCGTGAGCTTCAGGCCATCGCCGCCGATTCAGCCCCTGCCGGCAAGGTCAGCTCAGGGCAAAGCAACCTGGAGTGGCAAGCATCCTTCCTCGTCCGAAAGAAGGATCGCCCAAAGTGGGACAACATGCTGAAGCGTTATGCCACTCGCTGGGCCGACCGCCGCGAAATTCAATGTACCGGACCTTGGCCGCCGTATTCGTTTGTGTAA
- a CDS encoding ArsA family ATPase, translated as MPKKTSNSPKLTFFLGKGGVGKTTVSTAYALHASAKRGSKVVLISTDPAHSLADVLDVKLKSGMQMLHGVSRAKLSVWQVDAGARFREFLDEYRDAITNLVEQGTFLSKSEIDSFLETTLPGLAEVSALLTISDLLESGQFHEIVVDTAPIGHTLQLFRIPTQLARFLEFLELSGRRDEVLAQHFGGRAVKRPRVLDQWDAVLASLRAALSSRQSKLVMVTSSEKFSLAEASRTARMLKEEADGQIAEVVLNRVVIRGGSCKRCQKRAREYAEALKFVERRFPKADILTGEDPGAPIIGAENLQRFGEHVFDNKPLRLKLPRPKRTAPVEFEAAEWPVTNTQLTLTVGKGGVGKTTISGGLAYARRERHSRENLLICSTDPAPSLDDLFGQKVGPTPKPVLNDKHFAAVEVDSTAEFLAWSRKVKRIMSQSLAMERGGLHVELSFEYEMISALLDIVPPGVDEIFAVFKLLDFIESRRLALVIDMAPTGHALELLRTPDRLVVWTRLLLKSLAEHRTLPLAQDLAVEVASISQRARELAALLKDNKSASLFVVMLPEPLPDRQTGRLLESLRHLKLAPQAVFVNRILTEKESRNCARCGLARSWQLATLSRLCADKLTHYAVPDFAGQISGAAGLRRLTKQLWQIQ; from the coding sequence GTGCCAAAGAAAACCTCAAACTCGCCCAAGCTGACCTTTTTCCTAGGCAAAGGAGGCGTCGGCAAGACAACCGTCAGCACCGCCTACGCGCTGCATGCGAGCGCAAAACGCGGCAGCAAAGTCGTCTTAATCTCTACTGATCCGGCACATTCTCTCGCCGATGTACTCGATGTGAAGCTCAAATCGGGAATGCAAATGCTGCATGGTGTAAGCCGAGCTAAGCTTTCGGTCTGGCAAGTAGATGCCGGAGCGAGATTTCGGGAGTTCCTCGACGAATATCGCGACGCCATTACCAACCTCGTGGAGCAAGGAACGTTTCTCTCGAAATCTGAAATCGATTCGTTTCTCGAGACCACTCTGCCGGGACTTGCAGAAGTGAGCGCGCTTCTCACGATCTCTGACCTCTTGGAGAGTGGCCAGTTCCATGAGATCGTGGTCGATACTGCACCCATTGGACACACGCTTCAGCTCTTTCGCATCCCAACACAGCTCGCGCGCTTCCTGGAATTCCTGGAGCTTTCAGGCAGACGCGATGAGGTCCTCGCTCAACATTTTGGTGGAAGGGCAGTTAAGCGTCCTCGCGTCCTCGATCAATGGGATGCCGTGCTGGCGTCGCTTCGCGCTGCGCTGTCGTCAAGGCAGTCGAAACTCGTGATGGTCACCAGCTCCGAGAAGTTTTCGCTGGCAGAGGCGTCACGAACCGCGCGCATGCTGAAGGAAGAAGCGGATGGGCAGATCGCAGAAGTAGTTCTGAACCGTGTCGTAATTCGCGGAGGAAGTTGCAAACGCTGTCAGAAACGGGCACGCGAATACGCGGAAGCCTTGAAGTTTGTGGAGCGCAGATTCCCAAAGGCGGACATTCTGACGGGAGAAGACCCGGGTGCACCGATCATTGGCGCTGAAAATTTGCAGCGGTTTGGCGAGCATGTCTTCGATAACAAGCCGCTCCGTCTTAAACTGCCTCGACCAAAGCGCACAGCACCCGTGGAGTTTGAGGCAGCGGAATGGCCGGTTACGAACACGCAGCTCACCCTCACGGTGGGAAAGGGAGGCGTGGGAAAGACCACCATCTCCGGAGGCTTGGCCTATGCGCGCCGTGAGCGACATTCGCGCGAAAATCTGCTGATCTGTTCCACCGATCCTGCACCTTCGCTGGACGATTTGTTTGGGCAGAAAGTTGGTCCGACGCCAAAACCGGTCCTCAATGACAAGCACTTCGCTGCGGTGGAAGTCGATTCTACGGCGGAATTCCTGGCATGGAGCCGCAAGGTGAAGCGGATCATGTCGCAGTCTCTCGCCATGGAACGAGGTGGCCTGCACGTGGAGTTGTCGTTCGAGTACGAAATGATCTCCGCACTGCTCGACATTGTGCCTCCGGGTGTCGACGAAATTTTCGCGGTCTTCAAGCTGCTCGACTTTATCGAGTCACGCAGGCTGGCGCTGGTAATCGACATGGCACCCACCGGCCACGCGCTCGAATTGCTGCGCACACCTGACCGTCTGGTGGTTTGGACGCGCCTGCTGTTGAAAAGCCTCGCTGAGCACCGTACACTGCCGCTGGCGCAGGACTTGGCGGTCGAAGTCGCGTCCATTTCGCAGCGCGCGAGAGAACTTGCTGCGCTGCTGAAGGACAACAAGAGCGCTAGTCTATTTGTGGTGATGCTGCCCGAGCCGCTGCCGGACCGGCAGACTGGACGCCTGCTCGAGAGTTTGCGCCACCTAAAGCTTGCGCCACAAGCAGTATTTGTGAACCGGATTCTTACTGAGAAAGAATCGCGAAATTGCGCGCGCTGCGGCCTGGCGCGGAGTTGGCAGCTTGCGACTTTGTCACGTTTGTGCGCAGACAAACTGACGCACTATGCAGTTCCCGATTTCGCCGGACAAATCTCTGGCGCCGCCGGATTGAGACGCCTAACGAAACAATTGTGGCAAATACAGTGA
- the nadA gene encoding quinolinate synthase NadA, with amino-acid sequence MSVAAERALCSLDNYLVLPDDTMDDRIAEARRELGRDCVILGHHYQRDEVIRFADYTGDSYKLSKISAEADGRYIVFCGVHFMAESADILARREQQVILPDLNAGCSMADMAEIGQVEDCWEQLERLGIVGEDGSGITPLTYMNSTAAIKAFVGERGGLVCTSSNAGAAFRWAYAKSPKVLFLPDQHLGRNTAYKLGIPLSEMVVWDPYMLNGGLTPDRLRAAKVILWKGHCSVHQRFLPEHVDNVRAKYPGIQVIVHPECRWEVCQKADQLGSTERLIKIIEDAPAGTMFAVGTEIHLVNRMGKRFAEQGKKVITLDDSGCLCTTMFRISPQHLAWALENLVDGNVVNRIRVAEDVKYWSRVALDRMLEIGA; translated from the coding sequence ATGAGCGTAGCTGCCGAACGAGCCTTGTGCTCGCTGGATAATTATCTCGTCCTCCCCGATGACACGATGGATGACCGCATCGCCGAAGCTCGTCGCGAACTCGGACGCGATTGCGTGATCCTCGGACACCACTATCAGCGCGACGAAGTAATTCGTTTCGCCGATTACACCGGAGACTCCTACAAGCTTTCGAAGATATCTGCCGAGGCAGATGGACGTTACATCGTCTTTTGCGGCGTGCATTTCATGGCAGAAAGCGCCGACATTCTCGCGCGACGCGAGCAGCAGGTAATCCTGCCGGACCTGAATGCCGGATGTTCGATGGCCGACATGGCCGAGATCGGCCAGGTGGAAGACTGTTGGGAGCAGCTTGAGCGACTCGGAATTGTTGGGGAAGACGGCAGTGGCATCACTCCGCTCACCTATATGAACTCCACTGCGGCGATTAAAGCCTTTGTCGGCGAGCGCGGTGGTCTGGTTTGCACCTCCTCAAACGCAGGTGCAGCGTTTCGTTGGGCGTATGCAAAGTCTCCCAAAGTCTTGTTCCTTCCCGACCAGCATCTCGGACGAAATACAGCTTACAAGCTGGGAATTCCGCTTTCGGAGATGGTGGTGTGGGATCCGTACATGCTGAATGGTGGACTCACGCCAGATCGTCTGCGAGCTGCCAAAGTCATTTTGTGGAAAGGACACTGCTCAGTGCATCAGCGCTTTCTACCGGAGCACGTGGACAACGTGCGCGCGAAATATCCCGGGATTCAGGTGATCGTGCATCCTGAGTGCCGCTGGGAGGTTTGCCAGAAGGCTGATCAACTCGGCTCAACCGAGCGTTTGATAAAGATTATCGAGGATGCACCTGCGGGCACCATGTTCGCAGTTGGCACAGAAATTCATCTCGTGAACCGCATGGGCAAGCGCTTCGCCGAGCAGGGAAAGAAGGTTATTACCCTCGACGATTCTGGATGTCTGTGCACAACGATGTTCCGCATTTCGCCGCAACATCTTGCATGGGCGCTCGAAAATCTTGTGGACGGCAACGTGGTGAACCGCATTCGCGTCGCTGAGGACGTTAAGTATTGGTCCAGAGTGGCCCTGGATCGGATGTTGGAGATTGGGGCGTAA
- a CDS encoding DUF2203 domain-containing protein produces MAQRTFTLQEAQVLLPVLKSLLKQAIDGKKLIETIDAEFQALGQRIFLSGGLLVEIGKAATRRAERDKTVQRIKDVVAEIDATGVQVKDIDMGLLDFPCVVGGNTILLCWKMGEDKITHWHGVEEGYAGRKPIDETITKLKKKPN; encoded by the coding sequence ATGGCACAACGCACTTTTACTCTGCAGGAAGCGCAAGTCCTGCTGCCTGTCCTGAAGTCTCTGCTAAAGCAGGCGATCGACGGGAAGAAACTGATTGAGACTATCGACGCGGAGTTCCAGGCGCTCGGACAACGGATATTCCTGTCCGGAGGACTGCTGGTGGAAATCGGGAAGGCCGCTACGCGTCGAGCAGAGCGCGACAAGACCGTTCAGCGCATCAAAGACGTCGTGGCTGAGATCGACGCAACTGGCGTTCAGGTGAAAGACATCGACATGGGCCTGCTCGATTTTCCCTGCGTGGTCGGCGGCAACACGATTCTGCTTTGCTGGAAGATGGGCGAAGACAAGATTACCCATTGGCACGGAGTCGAGGAAGGCTATGCGGGACGCAAGCCAATTGACGAAACCATCACGAAGCTCAAGAAGAAACCAAACTAA